A section of the Deltaproteobacteria bacterium genome encodes:
- a CDS encoding DUF1302 family protein → MWYRMRHTFHSNGGDNLNWVQWRNEVYFWFIYDKFVDNGKILGQDKLEIPFVENATLNMRYRFRADPTWTLRDSYTNKYSRHERKSYLFPENGFRDAFLDLDFGQVGVGKLSARIGRQQIVWGESDLYRSIDVINPLRIDQNQGAGEKFDEFRSPIWALKLNYHIGNVGSWFSNVYLEPFYTPGFRGPNSDLIINGVLRSPVHVKGCLDDNGNLVKYRPENCSFRRADGTRAFELWNPSWIGHRRTRHPWAFFGRMPNLRGGTPDAGNAANINTSPDVANSYTTYIPQIYKGNCRGPLNGMWNWCTTALGFRVFGTSISGFDFSLNYANIPVGVSGTFNFSDVIGAKVYGDTDVAAANGLGTPVGTFEEGLRRCLDNKGRGHSVKNDRSQESGSVATVLAGADLGGFNHPDRFRSNNRNGALNNNGEPVRGRHNAVRPPITQCFPANFHWTRTSIFGFTTTYNDFDYTGAVFRLEQSFSTKEYVRKLPLGTGRNALLTDQRTIDRLTAFSINKDYHTYTPVWRSMVGFDLLKSVPSFRYIPFLHDSFATQAWFFTGQWLMKNQWSNIANPLCYVVDNPGNGITKAEAARKSRESGKRFYSSPQCRNYRWEHLLTLAAVNQGLFASRLETRNAVVYEPRSKDWLLFSQWWWRNVMGYENIELSTGVAWYPGSSMSQGWSGIYAFASRDQFWFEMTYYLL, encoded by the coding sequence TTGTCGAAAACGCCACACTGAACATGCGGTACCGTTTCCGTGCTGACCCGACCTGGACCCTTCGGGATAGTTACACGAATAAGTACAGCCGTCACGAACGCAAAAGCTATCTGTTTCCAGAAAACGGTTTTCGTGATGCATTCTTGGATTTAGATTTCGGCCAAGTGGGAGTTGGCAAACTCTCAGCTCGTATCGGACGTCAACAGATTGTGTGGGGTGAATCAGACCTCTACCGCTCAATTGACGTTATTAACCCGCTGCGTATCGACCAAAACCAAGGTGCCGGTGAAAAGTTCGACGAATTCCGTTCACCGATTTGGGCCCTCAAGCTCAATTACCATATCGGTAACGTCGGCAGTTGGTTCTCCAACGTCTATCTTGAGCCGTTTTATACGCCAGGATTTCGTGGCCCCAACTCAGACCTCATTATTAATGGCGTACTCCGTTCACCAGTGCATGTCAAAGGTTGTCTCGACGACAATGGCAACCTCGTTAAGTATCGTCCGGAAAACTGTTCGTTCAGACGAGCGGATGGAACCCGGGCGTTTGAACTATGGAATCCGAGCTGGATCGGCCATCGCCGCACGCGGCATCCGTGGGCGTTTTTCGGTCGGATGCCGAACCTTCGCGGTGGGACTCCCGATGCTGGAAACGCGGCCAATATCAACACCTCTCCAGACGTTGCCAATTCGTACACCACCTACATTCCACAGATTTATAAAGGGAACTGTAGAGGTCCCCTCAATGGTATGTGGAACTGGTGTACAACCGCTCTTGGGTTCCGGGTTTTCGGTACCAGCATAAGCGGTTTCGACTTCTCGCTAAACTATGCCAACATTCCTGTCGGTGTGTCAGGAACTTTCAACTTTAGCGATGTCATTGGAGCCAAGGTCTATGGCGATACTGATGTCGCAGCAGCAAATGGCTTGGGCACACCAGTTGGCACATTTGAAGAAGGACTGCGGCGTTGCTTGGATAACAAAGGACGTGGCCATTCGGTCAAGAACGATCGCTCACAAGAATCCGGTTCAGTGGCGACCGTCTTGGCTGGCGCCGACCTCGGTGGGTTTAACCATCCAGACCGCTTCCGAAGTAACAATCGTAACGGGGCATTGAATAACAACGGTGAACCAGTCCGTGGCAGACACAATGCCGTCCGTCCACCGATCACGCAGTGTTTTCCGGCAAACTTCCACTGGACGCGAACCAGCATCTTTGGTTTTACCACGACCTACAACGACTTCGATTATACCGGCGCCGTGTTCCGTCTCGAGCAGAGCTTCAGCACCAAGGAATATGTCCGTAAGCTGCCGCTCGGCACCGGACGCAATGCGCTCCTGACTGACCAACGAACCATTGATAGATTGACCGCGTTCTCGATCAACAAAGACTATCACACCTACACGCCGGTATGGCGCTCGATGGTCGGTTTTGACTTGCTCAAATCCGTGCCGTCGTTCCGTTACATTCCGTTCCTGCATGACTCTTTTGCAACGCAGGCATGGTTCTTCACTGGCCAATGGTTGATGAAAAACCAATGGAGCAACATTGCAAACCCGTTGTGTTATGTCGTTGACAACCCAGGAAACGGTATCACCAAAGCAGAAGCAGCACGCAAGTCTCGCGAGAGCGGCAAGCGCTTCTACTCTAGCCCGCAGTGCCGTAACTACCGTTGGGAACATCTCTTGACGTTGGCCGCAGTCAACCAAGGCTTGTTCGCCAGCCGCCTCGAGACCCGTAATGCCGTCGTCTACGAGCCTCGTTCCAAAGACTGGCTGTTGTTCTCGCAGTGGTGGTGGCGCAACGTGATGGGTTACGAGAACATCGAACTCTCGACTGGTGTTGCTTGGTACCCAGGCAGCAGCATGAGCCAAGGCTGGAGCGGTATCTACGCTTTTGCGAGCCGCGACCAGTTCTGGTTTGAGATGACGTACTATCTGCTCTAG